The window TACGGTGTTGTCCCGGGGTTCTGGAACTGTAAAGGTGAGGTCATTCATTCGGTGTTGTCCCGGGGTTCTGGAATTGTAAAGGTGAGATCATTCATTCGGTCGTGTCCCGGGGTTCTGGAATTGTAAAGGTGAGGTCATTCATTCGGTgttgtccaggggttctggaacTGTAGAGGTGAGAGCATTCATTCGGTGTTGTCCCGGGGTTCTGGAACTGTAAAGGTGAGATCATTCATTCGGTGTTGTCCCGGGGTTCTGGAACTGTAAAGGTGAGGTCATTCATTCGGTGTTGTCCCGGGGTTCTGGATTTGTAAAGGTGAGGTCATTCATTCGGTGTTGTCCCGGGGTTCTGGAACTGTAAAGGTGAGATCATTCATTCGGTCTTGTCCCGGGGTTCTGGAACTGTAAAGGTGAGATCATTCATTCGGTGTTGTCCCGGGGTTCTGGAACTATGACGGTGAGGTCATTCATTCGGTGTTGTCCCGGGGTTCTGGAACTATGACGGTGAGGTCATTCATTCGGTGTTGTCCCGGGGTTCTGGAATTGTAAAGGTGAGATCATTCATTCGGTCTTGTCCCGGGGTTCTGGAATTGTAAAGGTGAGGTCATTCATTCGGTGTTGTCCCGGGGTTCTGGAACTGTAAAGGTGAGAGCATTCATTCGGTGTTGTCCCGGGGTTCTGGAACTGTAAAGGTGAGATCATTCATTCGGTGTTGTCCCGGGGTTCTGGAACTGTAAAGGTGAGGTCATTCATTCGGTGTTGTCCCGGGGTTCTGGATTTGTAAAGGTGAGGTCATTCATTCGGTGTTGTCCCGGGGTTCTGGAACTGTAAAGGTGAGATCATTCATTCGGTCTTGTCCCGGGGTTCTGGAACTGTAAAGGTGAGGTCATTCATTCGGTGTTGTCCCGGGGTTCTGGAATTGTAAAGGTGAGGTCATTAATTCGGTGTTGTCCCGGGGTTCTGGAATTGTAAAGGTGAGATCATTCATTCGGTCTTGTCCCGGGGTTCTGGAACTGTAAAGGTGAGGTCATTCATTCGGTGTTGTCCCGGGGTTCTGGAATTGTAAAGGTGAGGTCATTCATTCGGTCTTGTCCCGGGATTCTGGAACTGTAAAGGTGAGGTCATTCATTCGGTGTTGTCCCGGGGTTCTGGAATTGTAAAGGTGAGGTCATTCATTCGGTTTTGTCCCGGGGTTCTGGAACTATGACGGTGAGGTCATTCATTCAGTGTTGTCCCGGGGTTCTGGAACTATAAAGGTGAGATCATTCATTCGGTGTTGTCCCGGGGTTCTGGAATTGTAAAGGTGAGGTCATTCATTCGGTGTTGTCCCGGGGTTCTGGAACTGTAAAGGTGAGATCATTAATTCGGTCTTGTCCCGGGGTTCTGGAATTGTAAAGGTGAGGTCATTCATTCGGTGTTGTCCCGGGGTTCTGGAACTATGACGGTGAGGTCATTCATTCGGTGTTGTCCCGGGGTTCTGGAATTGTAAAGGTGAGATCATTCATTCGGTGTTGTCCCGGGGTTCTGGAACTATGACGGTGAGGTCATTCATTCGGTGTTGTCCCGGGGTTCTGGAACTATGACGGTGAGGTCATTCATTCGGTGTTGTCCCGGGGTTCTGGAATTGTAAAGGTGAGATCATTCATTCGGTCTTGTCCCGGGGTTCTGGAACTGTAAAGGTGAGGTCATTCATTCGGTGTTGTCCCGGGGTTCTGGAACTGTAAAGGTGAGGTCATTCATTCGGTCTTGTCCCGGGGTTCTGGAACTGTAAAGGTGAGGTCATTCATTCGGTGTTGTCCCGGGGTTCTGGAACTATGACGGTGAGATCATTCATTCGGTGGTGTCGCAGGATGGGTGTCTTGTAGGAACCTTTATTTCAGATCCCACCATTCCGTTTTGTCACCTGACGTGTTATGGGGTTGCGCGGCCGACCTACGCTGAAACCCCAACCTGTCATCCTTTCTGAGGTGACAGAGTGACACCCACAACCCTAACCATTTCTCTCTCATGGAAACTGACAAGCATCTATGCACTAGCAACTAGCAACTAGCCTGAATAAGCAAAAGTGGTTCATGAAATTAAACAATTTTCAATAGATAGTTAAATATAACCACATTCTATCAACATCAATATTTGTCTGAATGTAATGCCGCTGACCCCCCTTTGAAAAAGCCTGGGTGTCAATGAAAGATAGCATCAGCATCTATCTGTACTAGCATCAGCATCTACCTGTACTAGCATtaggactaactaactaacaactAGCAACTATCATCTACTGTAGCAACACAGAAGTCAACAGACAGGGCTCTGTCCTCTATCAACACAGAAGTCAACAGACAGGGCTCTGTACTCTAGCAACACAGAAGTCAACAGACAGGGCTCTGTCCTCTATCAACACAGAAGTCAACAGACAGGGCTCTGTCCTCTAACAACACAGAAGTCAACAGACAGGGCTCTGTCCTCTAACAACACAGAAGTCAACAGACAGGGCTCTGTTCTCTAGCAACACAGAAGTCAACAGACAGGGCTCTGTTCTCTAGCAACACAGAAGTCAACAGACAGGGCTCTGTCCTCTAACAACACAGAAGTCAACAGACAGGGCTCTGTCCTCTATCAACACAGAAGTCAACTGACAGGGCTCTGTCCTCTAACAACACAGAAGTCAACAGACAGGGCTCTGTCCTCTATCAACACAGAAGTCAACAGACAGGGCTCTGTCTTCTATCAACACAGAAGTCAACAGACATGCATACCAACCTGAACTTAATTGCATCACCAAAGAACTTCCCCAGAATGTGTCAAAAGTCCCTGTTTCCTAGGGATTCCAACCCAAGACCCCATGCTCTGCTGCAAAGAAAGGGTGTTCAGTGGCCGTGTGTTGGTGTGTGATTTAAAGGAAACCTCGCTCAGTGAGAGAACCCACAACCTCACACCTCTATCGTTTCAACTCTCTTTCTGCCTCAACTATAAATACTTGTCTGTCTTAGCCTCAgcatcagtcagacagacacagaagaACAAGACTTGGGTAGTGTCAGATACAAGGCGGTCTCGTTAAGTCAACTCAAGTCAAGGCCTTTGACTGAAGTTTCCGTACACCGATTGAGGACTATTGAGCTTTGAGGGATCTTCAGCGTGAGGTTGAGGACCATGGATGTGTTATCAAGGGCTGTGATGTGTTTCTGCTTGATGGGCTGGATGACTTTAGGATGGAGTAATGCTGCTCAGTACACATCAAATACCATGAAGAGCAACATAGACAAACTGAAAGGCCACTATGTAAGTATCATACACATTATTAACTGGGGAAACAGGGGTTtctcctgacagacagacagacagacagacagacagacagacagacagacagacagacagacagacgaacagacagacagacagacagacagacagacagacagacggacgaacagacagacagacagacagacagacagacagacggacgaacagacagacagacagacagacagacatacagacagacagacagacagacagacagacggacgaacagacacacagacagacagacagacagacagacagacagacacgacagCTAATTGGCCTCTACTGGCTGTGTTTGCGTCAGCAAACTTTAGATTCCTGCTTCCTAATGGGAgaccaacagtaggacagaacagggagatctccttcctaatgggagaccaacagtaggacagaacagggagatctccttcctaatgggaggccaacagtaggacagaacagggagatctccttcctaatgggaggccaacagtaggacagaacagggagatctccttcctaatgggaggccaacagtaggacagaacagggagatctccttcctaatgggaggccaacagtaggacagaacagggagatctccttcctaatgggaggccaacagtaggacagaacagggagatctccttcctaatgggaggccaacagtaggacagaacagggagatctccttcctaatgggaggccaacagtaggacagaacagggagatctccttcctaatgggaggccaacagtaggacagaacagggagatctccttcctaatgggagaccaacagtaggacagaacagggagatctccttcctaatgggaggccaacagtaggacagaacagggagatctccttcctaatgggaggccaacagtaggacagaacagggagatctccttcctaatgggagaccaacagtaggacagaacagggagatctccttcctaatgggaggccaacagtaggacagaacagggagatctccttcctaatgggaggccaacagtaggacagaacagggagatctccttcctaatgggaggccaacagtaggacagaacagggagaacaTTGGATGTTGATGAGTTAGAGATCAAATGTTTGACTAAAACCAAGAGGAGTTCCACACTTCCTGCCCAAGCAGGAAAGACTTGTCAGTGAGATTGAAATGAAACAGAAAATGATGACATCATCATAACAGTGCATATCCAGGTAGGCCCAtagacacctggctcaaacaCTTCCATCTGAGGTGAGCTTTAGCTTAGATGTAGCTtggagtttgcacttttgggactactcTATTGTTGCCATTGTACCGGACAAACTAAATGATGTATTTTAAGTTATTTGACGTATttagcccaggtctgacagacacTATACTTGTGATTAGGGGTAGAAGAGCCCACTATACACAATAAACAGCACTAAGTTGAAGGAGAAAAGCAACACCACTGATTGTCATCATGTCTTGCTCTTTCAGACGATCTCCAAGGACCAGCTGTTCAACGGGAACCCTGTTTTCCCCAAGGACACGTTTGAGGTCAGATATATAGTTACACATTGTTATCCCCTTCAGGCTAACATCACCAATGTGGAACTACAGCTTACCCTTGGACTAGGCTGGACACAAAACTACCTTTCAAGATATTAAAAGtattctccttccttccttccttccttccttccttccttccttccttccttccttccttccttccttccttccttccctccctccctccctccttccttccttccctccttccctccctccctccctccctccctccctcaggacAGTGAGCGGAGGGTGCTGATGAGTGTGGTTCTGGACGTGTATCTGAGTATCTTCAGCCAGATGCTGAACCAGACGGGGGACCAGGAAGTGAGGGACAGTCTGAATTATGTCAAGGGGAAAATTCAGCATCTCCAGAAACACTATTTCCTGGGGAGGATACCTGAGCTGAGGACACACCTGCAGAATCTGTGGGCCGTCAAGGTGAGCTTCCCTCCATGAAGCAGAACACAGATCTGGTGTCGTCTACTTTCACATGGTCATCGCTTCATATTTTAGCAGATGAAGCCACATAGCAATGACATGAACTTATTTTTGTTACAAATGAAATTAAGGATATGTCAATTAGAATGAAACATCCCATGGACTATGCAACATTTAAATCATCAGCTTTCTGGATTAATTATCCTCAAGCACTGTGctaccatcatcatgactgtagtatagtctactgtatagacaccatcatcatgactgtagtatagtctactgtatagacaccatcatcatgactgtagtatagtctactgtatagacaccatcatcatgactgtagtatagtctactgtataaacaccatcatcatgactgtagtatagtctactgtatagacaccatcatcatgactgtagtatagtctactgtatagacaccatcatcatgactgtagtatagtctactgtataaacaccatcatcatgactgtagtatagtctactgtatagacaccatcatcatgactgtataaacaccatcatcatgactgtagtatagtctactgtatagacaccatcatcatgactgtagtatagtctactgtatagacaccatcatcatgactgtagtatagtctactgtatagacaccatcatcatgactgtagtatagtctactgtatagacaccatcatcatgactgtagtatagtctactgtataaacaccatcatcatgactgtagtatagtctactgtatagacaccatcatcatgactgtagtatagtctactgtatagacaccatcatcatgactgtagtatagtctactgtataaacaccatcatcatgactgtagtatagtctactgtatagacaccatcatcatgactgtagtatagtctactgtatagacaccatcatcatgactgtagtatagtctactgtatagacaccatcatcatgactgtatagacaccatcatcatgactgtagtatagtctactgtatagacaccatcatcatgactgtagtatagtctactgtatagacaccatcatcatgactgtagtatagtctactgtatagacaccatcatcatgactgtagtatagtctagtgtataaacaccatcatcatgactgtagtatagtctactgtatagacaccatcatcatgactgtagtatagtctactgtatagacaccatcatcatgactgtagtatagtctactgtatagacaccatcatcatgactgtagtatagtctactgtatagacaccatcatcatgactgtagtatagtctactgtataaacaccatcatcatgactgtagtatagtctactgtatagacaccatcatcatgactgtagtatagtctactgtataaacaccatcatcatgactgtagtatagtctactgtataaacaccatcatcatgactgtagtatagtctactgtatagacaccatcatcatgactgtagtataatctactgtatagacaccatcatcatgactgtagtatagtctactgtatagacaccatcatcatgactgtagtatagtctactgtatagacaccatcatcatgactgtatagacaccatcatcatgactgtagtatagtctactgtatagacaccatcatcatgactgtagtatagtctactgtatagacaccatcatcatgactgtagtatagtctactgtatagacaccatcatcatgactgtagtatagtctactgtataaacaccatcatcatgactgtagtatagtctactgtatagacaccatcatcatgactgtatagacaccatcatcatgactgtagtatagtctactgtatagacaccatcatcatgactgtagtatagtctactgtataaacaccatcatcatgactgtagtatagtctactgtataaacaccatcatcatgactgtagtatagtctactgtataaacaccatcatcatgactgtagtatagtctactgtataaacaccatcatcatgactgtagtatagtctactgtatagacaccatcatcatgactgtagtatagtctactgtataaacaccatcatcatgactgtagtatagtctactgtatagacaccatcatcatgactgtagtatagtctactgtatagacaccatcatcatgactgtagtatagtctactgtatagacaccatcatcatgactgtatagacaccatcatcatgactgtagtatagtctactgtatagacaccatcatcatgactgtataaacaccatcatcatgactgtagtatagtctactgtatagacaccatcatcatgactgtagtatagtctactgtatagacaccatcatcatgactgtagtatagtctactgtatagacaccatcatcatgactgtagtatagtctactgtatagacaccatcatcatgactgtagtatagtctactgtatagacaccatcatcatgactgtagtatagtctactgtatagacaccatcatcatgactgtagtatagtctactgtatagacaccatcatcatgactgtagtatagtctactgtataaacaccatcatcatgactgtagtatagtctactgtatagacaccatcatcatgactgtagtatagtctactgtataaacaccatcatcatgactgtagtatagtctactgtatagacaccatcatcatgactgtagtatagtctactgtatagacaccatcatcatgactgtatagacaccatcatcatgactgtagtatagtctactgtatagacaccatcatcatgactgtataaacaccatcatcatgactgtagtatagtctactgtatagacaccatcatcatgactgtagtatagtctactgtatagacaccatcatcatgactgtagtatagtctactgtatagacaccatcatcatgactgtagtatagtctactgtatagacaccatcatcatgactgtagtatagtctactgtatagacaccatcatcatgactgtagtatagtctactgtatagacaccatcatcatgactgtagtatagtctactgtatagacaccatcatcatgactgtagtatagtctactgtataaacaccatcatcatgactgtagtatagtctactgtatagacaccatcatcatgactgtagtatagtctactgtatagacaccatcctCATGACACCTGATGAACTGATAACCTGATAGTTAAAGCTTGTATCTTCTATCTCAGACCAGTGATACCTGATGAACTGATAACCTGATAGTTAATGCTTGTATCTTCTATCTCAGACCAGTGACCCCACAGTCCAGGGGAAGGCTCTGTCCCAGTTCATTACCATCTACGAGAAAGCCTCCAAACTGGCCCTGAAGTTCCATCTGAAGAAGGACAATCGCAGGAAGAGACGGCAAGCCCAGAGGCTCAAATCAAGCATCATGTAGATGACCAACCGTGTCTAGTGTGAAGGCTAGGTGTAGGGGGAAGTTACCCCTAGATACTGATCCTGGGTCAGTTTATAATTTCCCCCTCTAACGGTGAAGGTTAGGTGTAGGGGGAAGTTACCCCTAGATACTGATCCTGGGTCAGTTTATCATTTCCCCCTCTAACGGTGAAGGTTAGGTGTAGGGGGAAGTTACCCCTAGATACTGATCCTGGGTCAGTTTATAATTTCCCCCTCTAACGgcggttaggattgggggaggggcagctgatcctagatctgtacctcggGGAAACTTCCCCCCGGAGACACAATGGAGATACATTTTGAAGTTACATATTTCCTTGATACAAAACTCTATTTATTTTGTTAAGTTATTTCATCTATTATTAATTTATTTAATCTATTATTACGTTATTTCATCTATTATTAAATTACTTATCATTGTCAAAAGAGTATTTATTTTTCATGAATCAAAAGGAATCTATTTTGTTAAttaatatttattatttattatatagAAAATGCTTTTCTCTTGGAATATAAAGAGTTATTTCTTGCAGTTGAAGATCTGTAAGTTCTATGAGTGAATAAAGTGACATTAAGAAAACAATTCTGATGGCTGATGTgacctatccacacacacacacacacgcacgcacacacacacgcacgcaaacacacgcacacacacacgcacacacacaggcacgcacacacacacacacgcacacacgcacacacacacactcacgcacgcacgcacgtacgcacactcacacacgctcacgcacacacactcacgcacgcacgcactcactcacgcacacacacacacacactcacgcacgcattcactcacgcacacacacacacgcacgcacgcacgcacgcacccacactcacacgcactcactcacgcactcacacactcacGCAGTTTTATTTCCCTGATGTGAATTGAATTGTGCTCAGTCACATTATTTCCGATTGCGGTTCTGGAACTGTAAAGGTGAGGTCATTCATTCGATGTTGTCCCGGGGTTCTGGAACTATGACGGTGAGATCATTAATTCGGTGTTGTCCCGGGGTTCTGGAACTATGACGGTGAGATCATTAATTCGGTGTTGTCCCGGGGTTCTGGAACTGTAAAGACGAGGTCATTCATTCGGTGGTGTCGCAGGATGACTGTGTTATAGGAACCTTTATTTTAGATCCCACCATTCCGTTTTGTCACCTGACGTGTTATGGGGTTGCGCGGCCGACCTACGCTGAAACCCCAACCTGTCATCCTTTCTGAGGTGACAGAGTGACACCCACAACTCTAACCATTTCTCTCTCATGGAAACTGACAAGCATCTATGCATTAGCAACTAGCAACTAGC of the Salvelinus fontinalis isolate EN_2023a unplaced genomic scaffold, ASM2944872v1 scaffold_1313, whole genome shotgun sequence genome contains:
- the LOC129848983 gene encoding interferon gamma 1-like, which produces MDVLSRAVMCFCLMGWMTLGWSNAAQYTSNTMKSNIDKLKGHYTISKDQLFNGNPVFPKDTFEDSERRVLMSVVLDVYLSIFSQMLNQTGDQEVRDSLNYVKGKIQHLQKHYFLGRIPELRTHLQNLWAVKTSDPTVQGKALSQFITIYEKASKLALKFHLKKDNRRKRRQAQRLKSSIM